The following proteins are encoded in a genomic region of Streptomyces sp. NBC_01723:
- a CDS encoding DUF6233 domain-containing protein: protein MTDLPPDLPRLRTLETWLAHTLDQVRAAIRQAEQREAERQRGIQDRPRPPDWLLETGLNRDSPPVQVHQGDCWNSGKRTRGLSLDEARRAITEGVKPCDVCRPDTALGFLES from the coding sequence GTGACCGACCTGCCGCCTGACCTGCCGCGACTCCGCACCCTGGAGACCTGGCTCGCCCACACCCTCGACCAGGTGCGGGCCGCCATCCGGCAAGCAGAGCAGCGAGAGGCAGAGCGGCAGCGCGGCATCCAGGACCGCCCCCGGCCACCCGACTGGCTCCTCGAAACCGGCCTCAACCGCGACAGCCCGCCCGTCCAAGTCCACCAAGGCGACTGTTGGAACTCCGGGAAACGCACCCGCGGACTCAGCCTCGACGAAGCCCGCCGCGCCATCACCGAAGGCGTCAAACCGTGCGACGTGTGCCGGCCGGATACGGCGTTGGGCTTCCTGGAGAGCTGA
- a CDS encoding LexA family protein: MANHKTEYLTGTQERILGAIRAAITEQGDAPTVAEIAAAVRLSASTVHYQLGELETKGAIAREPHQPRGIRLA, from the coding sequence ATGGCCAACCACAAGACGGAGTACCTCACCGGCACCCAGGAGCGGATCCTCGGCGCCATCCGTGCGGCCATCACCGAGCAGGGCGACGCCCCCACCGTCGCCGAGATCGCCGCCGCCGTCCGCCTCAGCGCGTCGACCGTCCACTACCAGCTCGGCGAGCTGGAGACGAAGGGCGCCATCGCCCGCGAGCCGCACCAGCCGCGCGGGATCCGGCTCGCATGA
- a CDS encoding winged helix-turn-helix domain-containing protein, with amino-acid sequence MGDQEPVVDPTRPVYAWQQVADWIARRIEAGELRPGARLEGEREMAEQAGVAVGTVRRAVEDLRQRGLVVTLPAKGTYIAQPPKS; translated from the coding sequence ATGGGTGATCAGGAGCCTGTCGTCGACCCGACCCGGCCCGTGTATGCGTGGCAGCAGGTCGCGGACTGGATCGCACGCCGTATCGAAGCCGGCGAACTCCGGCCGGGTGCCCGCCTAGAAGGTGAGCGGGAGATGGCCGAGCAGGCTGGTGTCGCCGTGGGTACGGTGCGGCGGGCCGTGGAGGATCTGCGGCAGCGCGGCCTGGTGGTGACCCTGCCGGCGAAGGGCACGTACATCGCGCAGCCGCCGAAGTCGTAG
- a CDS encoding helix-turn-helix domain-containing protein, with protein MALVPCLRAVKRRSRHVHPNERTHIRILHTTCGLAAREAVSQGCSNLDRLATIWVLTQDHGRRTVYQVPARRNSRPDWVQPRRVALGHRIADLRRQAELSQEELAHLAGMERRSIQRYENAVRDPQYSDLLLIAHALRVHVTDLLHD; from the coding sequence GTGGCGCTGGTGCCCTGTCTGCGAGCGGTGAAGCGGCGAAGTCGTCATGTTCACCCAAACGAGCGAACACATATTCGAATCTTGCACACTACCTGCGGCCTTGCGGCACGCGAAGCCGTATCGCAAGGCTGTTCCAATCTTGATCGCTTGGCGACCATTTGGGTACTGACACAAGATCACGGACGTCGAACCGTGTACCAAGTGCCAGCCCGCCGCAATTCCAGACCCGACTGGGTCCAGCCCCGACGCGTCGCCTTAGGGCACCGCATCGCCGACCTGCGGCGGCAAGCAGAGCTATCGCAAGAGGAACTCGCACACCTCGCCGGCATGGAACGCCGGTCGATCCAGCGGTACGAGAACGCGGTGCGGGATCCCCAGTACTCGGATCTGCTGCTCATCGCGCACGCCCTGCGAGTGCATGTGACCGACCTCCTGCACGACTGA
- a CDS encoding cation:proton antiporter produces MSPDSMIAHFVGASALILVAAHAGGWLARRLRQPYIVGQLAAGIALGPSLLGSLAPDAYAALFPAAIGPALTGFAQFSLVVFLFAVGYELDLKVLGDRARTSVTVALASFVVPMAVGCGTALLFRDALHDLGMEREPSVATVLFAGIALSITAVPVLTAIVRENGLSRSVPGVVAVSAAGMLDAVCWTVLAAALLDSGAGDATLGWPWRAALAVGFVTVMALAARPVLRRLLWRTRLEPSLRLALLIGFALGSAWVTHSLGLHVIFGALLAGVVVPREEAGTLDPDLLRPLHEVGSLLLPFFFVLSGQSVALNSMTGTGWAALLVVTVLAVGTKIGSGTVAARLGGLDRHEARTVGVLLSARGLTELIALNAGLEAGLLSGPLYTVLVFMALTTTLLTQPFLLLTRRLADRDRRTAPVPDSAVKPSAG; encoded by the coding sequence GTGAGTCCCGATTCGATGATCGCCCACTTCGTGGGTGCCTCGGCGCTGATCCTGGTGGCCGCGCACGCCGGCGGCTGGCTGGCCAGGCGGCTGCGTCAGCCCTACATCGTGGGACAGCTGGCGGCGGGGATCGCCCTCGGTCCGTCCCTGCTCGGCAGTCTGGCCCCCGACGCGTACGCCGCGCTGTTCCCGGCGGCGATCGGCCCGGCGCTGACCGGCTTCGCGCAGTTCTCCCTGGTGGTGTTCCTGTTCGCGGTGGGCTACGAGCTGGACCTGAAGGTCCTCGGCGACCGGGCGCGCACCTCGGTGACGGTGGCCCTCGCCTCGTTCGTGGTGCCGATGGCCGTGGGGTGCGGCACTGCGCTGCTGTTCCGGGACGCGCTGCACGACCTGGGCATGGAGCGGGAGCCGTCGGTCGCCACGGTGCTCTTCGCGGGGATCGCCCTGTCGATAACGGCGGTGCCGGTGCTGACCGCGATCGTGCGGGAGAACGGGCTGTCGCGCTCGGTGCCGGGGGTGGTGGCGGTCTCGGCGGCCGGGATGCTGGACGCGGTGTGCTGGACGGTACTCGCGGCCGCGCTGCTGGACAGCGGTGCGGGGGACGCGACGCTCGGCTGGCCCTGGCGGGCGGCGCTCGCCGTCGGCTTCGTCACCGTGATGGCACTCGCCGCCCGGCCGGTCCTGCGCCGGCTGCTGTGGCGCACCCGCCTGGAGCCGTCACTGCGACTGGCGCTGCTGATCGGGTTCGCGCTCGGGTCGGCCTGGGTGACGCACTCACTGGGGCTGCACGTGATCTTCGGGGCGCTGCTCGCCGGGGTGGTGGTCCCGCGCGAGGAGGCCGGCACGCTCGACCCCGATCTGCTGCGGCCGCTGCACGAGGTCGGTTCCCTGCTGCTGCCGTTCTTCTTCGTGCTCTCGGGGCAGTCCGTGGCCCTGAACAGCATGACCGGCACGGGCTGGGCGGCCCTGCTGGTGGTGACGGTGCTGGCGGTCGGGACGAAGATCGGCAGCGGGACGGTGGCGGCCCGGCTGGGCGGACTGGACCGGCACGAGGCGCGCACGGTCGGGGTCCTGCTCAGCGCCCGGGGCCTGACCGAGCTGATCGCCCTCAACGCCGGCCTGGAAGCGGGGCTGCTGAGCGGCCCGCTCTACACGGTCCTGGTCTTCATGGCGCTGACCACCACGCTGCTGACCCAGCCGTTCCTGCTGCTGACCCGCCGCCTGGCCGACCGGGACCGCCGCACGGCCCCGGTCCCGGACAGCGCCGTGAAGCCGTCCGCGGGGTGA